The following coding sequences lie in one Gemmatimonadota bacterium genomic window:
- a CDS encoding response regulator — protein sequence MKVLIVDDEHDVLRALKMRFEANGYQVCFASDGVQATAIARRERPDLIVLDIGMPGGDGFVVAERLRATATTQMIPIIMLTARTGISDAQRAMELQVDRYLTKPFNPEELLRVAAQLTGQAA from the coding sequence ATGAAGGTCCTGATCGTCGACGACGAGCATGACGTGCTGCGGGCGCTCAAGATGCGCTTCGAAGCCAACGGATACCAGGTGTGCTTCGCGTCGGACGGCGTGCAGGCCACTGCCATCGCGCGCCGCGAGCGACCCGATCTGATCGTGCTGGACATCGGCATGCCGGGCGGGGATGGGTTTGTGGTCGCAGAGCGCCTGCGGGCCACCGCGACCACGCAGATGATCCCGATTATCATGCTCACGGCGCGCACGGGGATCAGCGATGCACAGCGCGCGATGGAGCTGCAGGTGGATCGCTATCTCACCAAGCCCTTCAATCCCGAGGAGCTGCTGCGCGTCGCCGCCCAGCTGACCGGACAGGCCGCCTGA
- a CDS encoding ATP-binding protein, translating into MSRQCNVLLVEDNPGDAKLVELMLDDLSNSSCRYRLTHARTLSEGVRAAEENPFHVVLLDLSLPDGMGVDNLTPIQAQVGDTPVILVTGRGSEKLAVQALKQGAADYLSKSDLSAEVLHRTISNALERTTYKRKLAELETFKANLIATTSHELRTPLAIIREYVALVRDGVPGPINDTQKDCLESALRNCDRLAALINDTLDLQRLDSGTTAIRRERTDLWSLVDSCTRDFALQAERKRQTLVVDLPADLPMVLADPQQIIQIMVNLLGNAGKFTPEGGRIRVTAESGLDAVSVSVEDTGVGIRPDDQNHIFEPFAQVDRRDAPGAQGTGLGLAIAARIAELHEGALSVSSALGQGATFTLTLPIHSARKELTALLHDHVQAAAQDGKRVGYVAVRLRREAMEKSPTLLDELHTAVAGTLRRRDDSVALSRDEALVLAVGETERPGSQGLLQRIEATVLEHLGRTLPVEFASGEVGPDDEISFALERLEFAPARHLPTRVLVLENVQGAGHGTSEVLATSELALAVTTATDVFDGMAALGRVRPDAVVVDASLPGCAPDQIIRRIRRHQPDCRVIVLAPRERVELPLEGSESLWLEPNSRSELLSALGNICEGRTWSAEEEGAQVVAH; encoded by the coding sequence ATGTCGCGACAGTGCAATGTCCTGCTGGTCGAGGACAATCCCGGGGATGCCAAGCTCGTCGAGCTCATGCTGGACGACCTGAGCAACTCGTCGTGTCGATATCGCCTGACCCATGCCCGCACGCTGAGCGAGGGCGTTCGAGCCGCCGAGGAGAACCCCTTCCACGTGGTTCTCCTGGACCTCTCCCTTCCTGACGGCATGGGAGTCGACAACCTGACGCCCATCCAGGCCCAGGTGGGCGACACGCCCGTGATCCTGGTGACCGGTCGGGGAAGCGAGAAGCTGGCGGTCCAGGCGCTCAAGCAGGGGGCCGCCGACTACCTGAGCAAGAGCGACCTGTCCGCGGAGGTGCTGCACCGCACGATCAGCAACGCCCTCGAGCGCACCACCTACAAACGCAAGTTGGCCGAACTCGAGACCTTCAAGGCCAATCTGATCGCCACCACGTCCCACGAGCTACGCACACCGCTCGCGATCATCCGGGAGTACGTGGCCCTGGTGCGGGACGGGGTACCCGGTCCCATCAACGACACGCAGAAGGACTGTCTGGAGAGTGCGCTCCGCAATTGCGATCGTCTGGCGGCCCTGATCAACGATACGCTGGACCTGCAGCGGTTGGACAGCGGCACCACGGCCATCCGACGCGAGCGGACCGACCTCTGGTCACTCGTGGACTCCTGTACGCGTGACTTCGCCCTGCAGGCTGAGCGCAAGCGGCAGACCCTGGTCGTCGATCTTCCCGCCGATCTGCCCATGGTCCTGGCCGATCCGCAGCAGATCATCCAGATCATGGTCAACCTGCTCGGAAACGCCGGCAAGTTCACCCCGGAAGGCGGTCGGATCCGAGTCACAGCGGAGAGCGGCCTGGACGCCGTGTCGGTATCGGTGGAGGACACGGGGGTGGGCATCCGCCCGGACGACCAGAACCACATCTTCGAGCCTTTCGCCCAGGTGGACCGGCGGGATGCGCCCGGCGCCCAGGGCACGGGCCTCGGCCTCGCGATCGCCGCCCGCATCGCCGAGTTGCATGAGGGTGCCCTCTCTGTGAGCAGCGCGCTCGGCCAAGGGGCCACGTTCACGCTGACGTTGCCGATCCACTCTGCGCGCAAGGAGCTGACGGCGCTGCTGCACGATCACGTGCAAGCCGCGGCACAGGACGGCAAGCGCGTCGGATACGTGGCGGTCCGCCTGCGGCGCGAGGCGATGGAGAAGTCGCCCACCTTGCTGGACGAGTTGCATACGGCCGTAGCGGGCACCTTGCGCAGGCGCGACGATTCGGTGGCCCTGTCCCGCGACGAAGCGCTGGTGCTCGCCGTGGGCGAGACCGAGCGCCCCGGCTCGCAGGGCCTGCTGCAACGCATCGAGGCCACGGTGCTCGAGCATCTGGGCCGCACCCTGCCCGTGGAGTTCGCCTCCGGAGAGGTCGGGCCGGATGACGAGATCTCCTTCGCGCTCGAGCGCCTGGAGTTCGCGCCCGCTCGGCATCTGCCGACCCGTGTGCTGGTCCTGGAGAACGTCCAGGGCGCGGGGCACGGCACATCGGAAGTGCTGGCCACGTCGGAGCTGGCACTGGCGGTGACGACCGCGACCGACGTCTTCGACGGAATGGCCGCGCTCGGTCGCGTGCGGCCCGACGCCGTCGTCGTGGATGCCTCCCTGCCGGGCTGTGCGCCGGACCAGATCATCCGGCGCATCCGTCGGCACCAGCCCGATTGCCGCGTGATCGTCCTGGCTCCGAGGGAGCGGGTCGAGCTGCCCCTGGAGGGAAGCGAGTCGCTGTGGCTGGAACCCAACAGCAGGTCCGAGTTGCTCTCCGCGCTCGGGAATATCTGTGAGGGACGCACCTGGAGCGCTGAAGAGGAGGGCGCCCAGGTCGTCGCGCACTGA
- a CDS encoding acetamidase/formamidase family protein: MPRTLPLVLVALAAAPAVGAQETPIVHRLDATPRTVAWGYYWAEAAPVLRIQSGDIVDVSTMLTSTPERLEAAGVPPEEVQLNLRDITEVVTDRGPGGHILTGPVYVEGAEPGDVLEVRILSVDLPIPYGYNGCSGFMRDLCPEQRTRIFRLDRERMLAEFSPGIQIPLRPFFGSMGVAPPPDAGRWSSVPPWVHAGNIDNRELVAGTSLFIPVHVPGALFEIGDGHAAQGDGEVDQTAIETSLRGLIQLIVHKGRSIEWPRGETQTHWIAMGADEDLAEATRIAIRQATLLMHDLYGLDTGEAYRLVSLACDLRITQLVDQKVGVHVMIPKSIFSAGT, translated from the coding sequence ATGCCCCGCACCCTACCGCTCGTCCTCGTCGCGCTGGCCGCCGCGCCGGCCGTCGGGGCCCAGGAGACCCCCATCGTCCACCGCCTGGACGCGACCCCGCGGACGGTCGCCTGGGGGTACTACTGGGCCGAGGCCGCCCCCGTCCTCCGGATCCAGTCAGGGGACATCGTCGACGTCTCCACCATGCTGACCTCCACTCCTGAGCGTCTGGAGGCGGCCGGAGTGCCACCCGAGGAGGTCCAGCTCAACCTTCGGGACATCACCGAGGTGGTCACCGACCGAGGGCCCGGCGGGCATATCCTCACGGGCCCCGTCTACGTGGAGGGTGCCGAGCCGGGGGATGTGCTGGAGGTGCGAATCCTTTCGGTGGATCTCCCCATCCCCTATGGCTACAACGGCTGCAGCGGCTTCATGCGGGACCTCTGCCCCGAGCAACGCACCCGCATCTTCCGTCTGGACCGGGAGCGCATGCTGGCCGAGTTCTCCCCCGGCATCCAGATCCCGCTTCGCCCCTTCTTCGGGAGCATGGGTGTGGCTCCGCCACCGGACGCCGGCCGCTGGAGCTCCGTGCCGCCCTGGGTCCATGCCGGCAACATCGACAACCGCGAGTTGGTGGCGGGCACGTCGCTCTTCATCCCCGTACACGTGCCGGGCGCTCTTTTCGAGATCGGCGACGGGCATGCGGCCCAGGGAGACGGCGAGGTGGACCAGACCGCCATCGAGACCTCCCTGCGCGGACTCATCCAGCTCATCGTGCACAAAGGCCGGAGCATCGAATGGCCCCGAGGCGAGACCCAGACGCACTGGATCGCCATGGGTGCGGACGAGGACCTCGCGGAGGCCACGCGCATCGCGATCCGCCAGGCGACGCTGCTGATGCACGACCTCTATGGGCTCGACACGGGCGAGGCGTACCGATTGGTGAGCCTGGCCTGCGATCTACGCATCACACAGCTCGTGGACCAGAAGGTCGGCGTCCACGTCATGATTCCGAAATCCATCTTCAGCGCAGGAACCTGA
- a CDS encoding Xaa-Pro peptidase family protein: MISRRSFLGVSSAALAGTACQGAVSQTTERSSSLPPAIAALTSVRDQARPITREERAGRIERARGLMTDNRIDALMLTGGTSLMYFSGIQWGLSERLLALIVPRTGSPFVVCPSFEEDRAREQLADGPFDDASDVMTWHEDQSPYALIAQGLRARGIAAGRVGIEETVRFVFSDGVAQAAPALEITSGTPVTAGCRIVKDAHELELMTLANHATLRAYEAAYKSLEEGMTQGDFGRLVSQAHEQQGFSGGASVQTGEFSALPHGSRTPQVIREGTILLIDGGCGVEGYRSDMSRTFVLGEPTQKMKDVFEIEFAAQSAALAAAQVGVPCEQVDAAARKVISDAGYGPDYTYFTHRVGHGIGMDGHEWPYLVRGNTLPLAPGMTFSDEPGIYITGEFGVRLEDCMYITEEGAKLFTPQSPSLTDPFGSVA, from the coding sequence ATGATCTCTCGTCGCTCTTTCCTGGGCGTCTCTTCCGCGGCGCTGGCCGGAACCGCCTGCCAGGGCGCCGTCTCGCAGACCACCGAGCGCTCCTCCTCGTTGCCCCCGGCGATCGCCGCCCTCACGTCCGTCCGCGACCAGGCCCGGCCCATCACCCGCGAAGAGCGGGCGGGGCGCATCGAGCGAGCGCGCGGGCTCATGACCGACAACCGCATCGATGCCCTCATGCTCACGGGCGGGACGTCGTTGATGTACTTCTCCGGCATCCAGTGGGGGCTGTCCGAGCGGCTCCTGGCTCTGATCGTCCCGCGCACGGGTAGTCCCTTCGTCGTCTGTCCGTCGTTCGAAGAGGACCGCGCCCGCGAGCAGCTGGCCGACGGGCCTTTCGACGATGCCAGTGACGTCATGACCTGGCACGAGGACCAAAGTCCCTACGCCCTGATCGCCCAGGGCCTGCGCGCACGGGGGATCGCCGCGGGCCGGGTCGGCATCGAGGAGACTGTGCGCTTCGTGTTCTCGGACGGCGTGGCCCAAGCAGCGCCCGCGCTGGAGATCACCAGCGGCACCCCGGTGACTGCTGGCTGCCGGATCGTGAAGGACGCGCACGAGCTGGAGCTGATGACCCTGGCCAACCACGCGACGTTGCGCGCGTACGAGGCCGCCTACAAGTCGCTGGAGGAGGGGATGACCCAGGGCGACTTCGGCCGCCTGGTGTCGCAGGCGCACGAGCAGCAGGGCTTCAGCGGCGGGGCGAGCGTGCAGACCGGCGAGTTCTCTGCTCTGCCCCATGGGTCGCGCACCCCCCAGGTCATCCGCGAAGGCACGATCCTGCTGATCGACGGCGGTTGCGGGGTGGAGGGCTACCGCTCGGACATGAGTCGCACCTTCGTGCTGGGGGAGCCCACCCAGAAGATGAAGGATGTCTTCGAGATCGAGTTCGCCGCCCAGTCGGCGGCACTCGCAGCGGCCCAGGTCGGCGTCCCCTGCGAGCAGGTGGACGCGGCAGCCCGCAAGGTGATCTCGGATGCCGGCTACGGGCCGGACTACACCTACTTCACCCACCGCGTGGGCCATGGCATCGGCATGGACGGCCACGAGTGGCCCTACCTCGTGCGCGGCAACACGCTGCCACTCGCGCCCGGGATGACCTTCAGCGATGAGCCCGGCATCTACATCACCGGGGAGTTCGGCGTGCGGCTGGAGGACTGCATGTACATCACCGAGGAAGGCGCCAAGCTCTTCACGCCCCAGTCGCCGTCGTTGACCGATCCCTTCGGGAGCGTGGCATGA
- a CDS encoding CRTAC1 family protein, with protein sequence MNRGRGVAAVLCLLSACTAEQGTLQDPDFPPSFESVQPELFSATGAQPNAFIDFDNDGDLDLFVGFRNRPDRLYRNDGGTFTDVAEQVGLASPEDTRVAAWGDYDADGNLDVYIGFPAGSVPDRIYRNDGDGAHFTDVTASLGIHVEGTTRQTSWIDVDRDGDVDLFVALRDGPNRLYRNDAGTFVDITEASGIGDPRRTVGVAWFDFDQDGDLDAFVANQNGDADGFYRNDGGHFADVAAAMGMDGGMRTEEIGGVGPDVTDYDNDGDLDLFVANYGPDALWRNNGDGSFTEVAQGTEMAADHHSTTSAWGDYDNDGWPDLFVAAFLSAEPEAPDHLFRNVGGSFSDVTPALVLRKGASHGVRWADYDQDGDLDLALANNDPEVGTHPLLKNTLPTERAGRSIQVRVLDARGHHTRAGSEVRVYESGTDRLLGARLVDTGGGYCSQGTAPVHLGLPAGIVAVDVEVILLTPQGRVSEWARGVDFRTLPGRVLTVQR encoded by the coding sequence ATGAACCGCGGGCGGGGAGTCGCCGCGGTCTTGTGCCTTCTGAGCGCCTGCACCGCCGAACAGGGCACCCTCCAGGACCCGGACTTCCCGCCCAGCTTCGAGTCGGTGCAACCGGAGCTGTTCTCGGCCACGGGGGCGCAACCCAACGCGTTCATCGACTTCGACAACGATGGAGACCTCGACCTGTTCGTGGGATTCCGCAACCGGCCGGACCGTCTGTATCGCAACGACGGCGGAACCTTCACCGACGTGGCCGAGCAGGTCGGCCTGGCCAGCCCGGAAGACACCCGGGTGGCGGCCTGGGGTGACTACGACGCGGACGGCAACCTGGATGTCTACATCGGGTTCCCCGCGGGCAGCGTTCCCGACCGTATCTACCGCAACGACGGGGACGGAGCGCACTTCACGGACGTGACTGCGTCGCTGGGCATCCATGTGGAAGGCACCACGCGACAGACGTCCTGGATCGACGTCGACCGCGACGGGGACGTAGACCTGTTCGTGGCGCTGCGCGACGGACCGAATCGTCTCTACCGGAACGACGCCGGTACCTTCGTGGACATCACCGAGGCGAGCGGGATCGGAGATCCCCGCCGCACCGTTGGCGTGGCCTGGTTCGATTTCGACCAGGACGGTGATCTGGACGCGTTCGTGGCGAATCAGAACGGGGACGCGGACGGCTTCTACCGCAACGACGGAGGCCATTTCGCGGACGTGGCTGCCGCCATGGGCATGGACGGCGGCATGCGGACCGAGGAGATCGGCGGCGTGGGCCCCGACGTGACCGACTACGACAACGACGGGGACCTCGATCTGTTCGTGGCCAACTACGGCCCGGACGCGCTGTGGCGCAACAACGGGGACGGCAGCTTCACGGAAGTGGCCCAAGGCACCGAGATGGCCGCGGACCACCACTCCACCACCTCCGCCTGGGGCGACTACGACAACGACGGTTGGCCGGACCTGTTCGTGGCGGCCTTCTTGAGCGCCGAGCCGGAGGCTCCCGACCACCTGTTCCGCAACGTCGGAGGCAGCTTCAGCGACGTGACGCCGGCGCTCGTGCTGCGAAAGGGTGCCAGCCACGGCGTTCGCTGGGCGGACTACGACCAGGACGGCGATCTCGACCTGGCGTTGGCCAACAACGACCCGGAGGTAGGGACCCACCCGCTGCTCAAGAACACGCTTCCCACGGAGCGCGCCGGGCGTTCCATCCAGGTCCGGGTGCTGGATGCACGCGGGCACCACACGCGCGCAGGCTCGGAGGTGCGCGTCTACGAGTCCGGAACAGACCGGCTCCTCGGGGCGCGTCTGGTGGACACGGGCGGTGGGTATTGCTCCCAGGGGACGGCGCCCGTGCACCTCGGTCTGCCCGCCGGCATTGTCGCCGTGGATGTCGAGGTGATTCTGCTCACGCCCCAGGGCCGTGTGAGCGAATGGGCACGAGGGGTCGACTTCCGCACCCTGCCAGGGCGAGTGCTGACGGTTCAGCGGTAG
- a CDS encoding winged helix-turn-helix domain-containing protein — protein MASRSRSPKSTPLSTLASPARIELVSALGEGPASARELADRLGRSVQSLYYHLAQLEKAGLVRVAEERGEGRERERVFAVVPERLAVPARATAPSEVEAAGRAIRAMLRLTGRETSEALAAGDACTAGCERELVALRGKARLSARQLERANALIEQLVSLFRTAKATPSSERLYAITLVLTPARDASPSQRSRDP, from the coding sequence ATGGCCTCCCGTTCCCGCTCGCCCAAGAGCACCCCTCTTTCCACCCTCGCCTCGCCCGCTCGCATCGAGCTGGTCTCGGCATTGGGAGAGGGCCCGGCGTCCGCCCGTGAGCTGGCCGATCGTCTGGGCCGCTCGGTGCAGTCGCTCTACTACCACCTCGCCCAGCTCGAGAAGGCCGGATTGGTGCGCGTCGCCGAGGAGCGCGGGGAGGGTCGGGAGCGCGAACGCGTCTTCGCGGTCGTTCCCGAGCGACTCGCGGTGCCCGCCCGCGCTACGGCTCCGAGCGAGGTGGAGGCGGCCGGCCGCGCCATTCGGGCCATGCTGCGCCTCACCGGCCGGGAGACGTCGGAGGCGCTCGCCGCCGGAGACGCGTGCACGGCCGGGTGCGAGCGCGAGCTCGTGGCGCTGCGCGGAAAGGCCCGCCTGAGCGCCCGCCAACTCGAGCGCGCCAACGCCTTGATCGAGCAGCTGGTGTCGCTGTTCCGGACTGCGAAGGCGACGCCGAGCTCCGAGCGGCTCTACGCCATCACTCTCGTGCTGACCCCGGCTCGGGACGCCAGCCCCTCCCAGAGGAGCAGAGACCCATGA
- a CDS encoding CPBP family intramembrane glutamic endopeptidase, which translates to MRPVLLDYLITALLLVVAPLYARWSYRRFQERVRSGGPAARRRQYLGGMLRQWLLTALVMVWWFAAGRTRELLGLTLPLDLRSVLGIGVTLAGILFLFAQWRAVSGLDRATLAGLAGHTDGVADLLPHTQPEASTFRWLSLTAGVCEEVLYRGYLIAVLAVFTGLWTAALLAGVAFGLAHAYQGRAGVLKTGIIGLGAALLFVATGSLLWPMALHTAIDLHGGAVGRKILEAVAAEGAAASAASAASESQVAG; encoded by the coding sequence ATGAGGCCCGTCCTGCTGGACTACCTGATCACGGCCTTGCTGCTCGTGGTCGCCCCGCTGTATGCGCGTTGGAGCTATCGGCGTTTCCAGGAGCGCGTGCGCAGCGGAGGTCCCGCCGCACGGCGGAGACAGTACCTGGGTGGCATGCTGCGCCAGTGGCTCCTCACCGCGTTGGTGATGGTCTGGTGGTTCGCAGCCGGTCGGACCCGGGAGTTGCTCGGACTGACCCTGCCCCTGGATCTCCGGTCGGTCCTCGGCATCGGCGTGACACTGGCCGGAATACTCTTCCTCTTTGCGCAGTGGCGCGCAGTGTCGGGGCTCGATCGAGCCACCTTGGCGGGGCTGGCCGGCCATACAGACGGCGTGGCGGATCTACTCCCGCACACGCAGCCGGAGGCCTCCACGTTTCGGTGGCTCTCCTTGACGGCCGGCGTCTGCGAGGAGGTCCTGTATCGCGGCTACCTGATCGCGGTGTTGGCCGTCTTCACCGGCCTTTGGACTGCCGCGCTGCTCGCAGGCGTGGCGTTCGGGCTGGCGCATGCCTACCAGGGTCGCGCCGGCGTTCTGAAGACAGGCATCATCGGCCTGGGGGCCGCCCTTCTGTTCGTCGCCACGGGTTCGCTGCTCTGGCCGATGGCGTTGCACACGGCCATCGACCTGCACGGTGGCGCCGTGGGTCGGAAGATCCTCGAAGCCGTTGCGGCCGAGGGGGCAGCCGCCTCTGCTGCCTCCGCGGCCTCGGAGTCGCAGGTCGCCGGATAA
- the gyrB gene encoding DNA topoisomerase (ATP-hydrolyzing) subunit B produces the protein MAADKKSKGSDYTAGQIQVLKGLEAVRKRPGMYIGSTSARGLHHLVYEVVDNSIDEAMAGYCTEVRVTIHPDDSVTVADDGRGIPVDIHPTEKVPGVELAMTTLHAGGKFDKSTYKVSGGLHGVGVSVVNALSEMLEVEIRRDGKVYKQRYRRGVKEHDLKEVGKSKETGTTVTFKPDAQIFTELRYNFDTLSNRLRELAFLNKGLRIVLEDEREKPKLEETYQYEGGLASFVEFLRGTRSPLHDKVVYFEGSKPEAEIELALQYDDGYSENTHTFVNNINTHEGGSHLTGFKAALTRTINDYARRNKLFKKDDESLSGDDVREGLTCVLSVRVMEPQFEGQTKTKLGNSEVRGAVEAAVNEHLGIFLDENPKAARAIIDKSLQAARAREAARKARDLARKKSALEGGVLPGKLADCSLTDPSLCEIYLVEGDSAGGSAKMGRDRQYQAILPLKGKILNVERARIDKVLSNDEIRAIITAIGAGIRDDFDIGNARYHKVIIMTDADVDGAHIRTLLLTFFFRQMRELIEEGYVYIAQPPLYRVQKGKSELYAYSDQERDDMVKRLDKGAKDGRVNIQRYKGLGEMNPEQLWKTTMDPESRTILQVTMESAAEADMIFSRLMGDDVEPRREFIEKNAKFVRNLDV, from the coding sequence ATGGCGGCCGACAAGAAGAGCAAGGGAAGTGACTACACCGCTGGGCAGATCCAGGTGCTCAAAGGCCTGGAGGCAGTGCGGAAACGCCCCGGCATGTACATCGGCTCCACATCCGCCCGCGGGCTGCACCATCTGGTCTACGAAGTCGTCGACAACTCGATCGACGAGGCCATGGCGGGATACTGCACCGAGGTCCGGGTGACCATCCACCCCGACGACTCGGTGACGGTCGCGGATGACGGGCGCGGCATTCCGGTCGACATCCACCCGACGGAGAAGGTGCCCGGCGTCGAGCTGGCCATGACCACGCTCCATGCGGGCGGCAAGTTCGACAAGAGCACCTACAAGGTCTCCGGCGGTCTACACGGCGTGGGCGTCAGCGTGGTCAACGCCCTGTCCGAGATGCTCGAGGTGGAGATCCGCCGAGACGGGAAGGTCTACAAGCAACGCTATCGGCGTGGTGTCAAAGAGCACGATCTGAAGGAGGTGGGCAAGTCCAAGGAGACCGGCACCACGGTCACCTTCAAGCCGGACGCCCAGATCTTCACCGAACTGCGCTACAACTTCGACACCCTCTCCAATCGTCTGCGCGAGCTCGCGTTTCTGAACAAGGGACTGCGCATCGTCCTCGAAGACGAGCGAGAGAAGCCCAAGCTCGAGGAGACGTATCAGTACGAGGGCGGGCTGGCCAGCTTCGTCGAGTTCCTGCGTGGGACGCGCTCACCGCTCCACGACAAGGTCGTCTATTTCGAGGGGTCCAAGCCGGAAGCGGAGATCGAGCTGGCCCTTCAGTATGACGACGGATACTCCGAAAACACGCACACCTTCGTCAACAACATCAATACGCACGAGGGTGGATCCCACCTGACCGGCTTCAAGGCGGCGCTCACCCGCACCATCAACGACTACGCCCGCCGCAACAAGCTCTTCAAGAAGGACGACGAGAGCCTCTCGGGCGACGATGTGCGCGAGGGCCTGACCTGCGTGCTCAGCGTCCGCGTCATGGAGCCCCAATTCGAGGGGCAGACGAAGACCAAGCTGGGCAACTCCGAGGTACGGGGCGCGGTGGAGGCGGCCGTCAACGAGCATCTGGGGATCTTCCTGGACGAGAATCCCAAGGCCGCCCGTGCCATCATCGACAAGTCCCTGCAGGCTGCGCGCGCCCGCGAAGCCGCGCGCAAGGCGCGGGATCTGGCCCGGAAGAAGAGTGCCCTGGAGGGCGGTGTGCTTCCGGGTAAGCTGGCCGACTGCTCACTCACGGATCCCTCGCTCTGCGAGATCTACCTGGTCGAGGGTGATTCCGCCGGTGGCTCCGCCAAGATGGGTCGTGACCGTCAGTATCAGGCGATCCTGCCCCTGAAAGGAAAGATCCTGAACGTGGAGCGGGCCCGGATCGACAAGGTGCTGTCCAACGACGAGATCCGCGCCATCATCACCGCGATCGGTGCCGGCATCCGGGACGACTTCGACATCGGCAACGCCCGGTACCACAAAGTGATCATCATGACGGATGCCGACGTCGACGGTGCCCACATTCGTACCCTTCTGCTGACCTTCTTCTTCCGTCAGATGCGTGAGCTGATCGAGGAGGGCTACGTGTACATCGCGCAGCCCCCGCTCTACCGGGTGCAGAAGGGCAAGTCCGAGCTCTACGCCTACTCCGACCAGGAGCGGGACGACATGGTCAAGCGGCTCGACAAGGGCGCCAAGGACGGGAGGGTCAACATCCAGCGCTACAAGGGTCTCGGGGAGATGAACCCCGAGCAGCTCTGGAAGACCACGATGGACCCGGAGAGCCGCACCATCCTGCAGGTCACCATGGAGAGTGCCGCCGAGGCGGACATGATCTTCTCTCGCCTCATGGGAGACGACGTCGAGCCCAGGCGCGAGTTCATCGAGAAGAACGCGAAGTTCGTGCGCAATCTGGACGTCTAG
- a CDS encoding DUF721 domain-containing protein, with the protein MSAKTPAPLSELLGNVLKSPRLQAGMARAQVVAEWDERVGEKIAAVSSVRSFSEGTLFVEVRSSAWLMELEMMKRDILARLNQGQGKGPIEKIVFVQAATPTSPSPHAG; encoded by the coding sequence ATGAGCGCCAAGACGCCCGCCCCGCTGTCGGAGCTGCTGGGCAACGTGCTGAAGAGCCCTCGGTTGCAAGCCGGCATGGCTCGGGCCCAGGTGGTGGCCGAGTGGGACGAACGCGTCGGCGAGAAGATCGCCGCCGTCTCTTCGGTCCGTTCCTTTTCCGAAGGAACGCTATTCGTGGAAGTGCGCTCGAGCGCCTGGTTGATGGAGCTCGAGATGATGAAGCGCGATATCCTCGCGCGACTGAACCAGGGGCAGGGAAAAGGCCCGATCGAGAAGATCGTCTTCGTTCAGGCCGCGACCCCGACGTCCCCGTCCCCTCACGCCGGGTAA